The following proteins are co-located in the Telopea speciosissima isolate NSW1024214 ecotype Mountain lineage chromosome 9, Tspe_v1, whole genome shotgun sequence genome:
- the LOC122638877 gene encoding uncharacterized protein LOC122638877 has protein sequence MTDQPLKKVLHKPDVSGRLIAWAVELSEYQIKYKPRTTIKGQALADFVVECIQGENDPEQEDQMGREIGSEPSWTMFVDRLSNFESRGAGFILTSPEAFRIQFALRFVFPASNNEAEYEALIAGLKNAKAIQIKRLTAQSDSQLVVNQINGDYEAKDDCMAAYLMVAKEYFGSFKMFEMQRISRSENKKANALSRLSTEALVQLDGSVYVEKLSKPSHQTKEVTPIKMEPNWMDPIVVYLRDDVLPKDRAEARRVRGRVVRYTLVEGELYKRSVSSPLLRCLTPSRALYALAEVHMGICGSQMGGRHLAYKVLQQGLYWPNIQKEVIQYVKSCEQCQKFMTIPRQPVTKLASILSPIPFAMWGMDMLGNITPASGGRKYLVVAVDYFTKWVEAEPLEKSHDNRWRNSSETRSSTGLGCLRCWLWTTGSSSTNQNSGHSAHIIT, from the coding sequence ATGACAGACCAGCCATTGAAGAAAGTGCTCCATAAACCTGACGTGTCAGGGAGACTGATAGCATGGGCAGTAGAATTGAGCGAGTACCAGATCAAGTACAAGCCAAGAACAACCATAAAAGGCCAAGCCTTAGCTGATTTCGTCGTTGAATGCATCCAGGGCGAGAACGATCCAGAACAAGAGGACCAGATGGGAAGGGAGATTGGTTCAGAGCCATCCTGGACCATGTTCGTGGACCGGTTGAGTAACTTCGAAAGCAGGGGAGCAGGCTTCATTCTAACAAGTCCAGAAGCCTTTAGGATACAGTTCGCGTTGCGATTTGTGTTcccagcatccaacaatgaGGCCGAATATGAAGCATTGATAGCAGGACTCAAAAATGCCAAAGCCATTCAGATCAAGAGATTAACGGCACAGAGTGATTCACAGCTGGTCGTGAATCAGATAAATGGAGACTACGAGGCAAAGGACGATTGCATGGCAGCCTACCTAATGGTAGCTAAGGAGTATTTTGGGTCGTTCAAAATGTTTGAGATGCAAAGAATATCGAGAAGCGAGAATAAAAAGGCTAACGCACTCTCACGCCTCTCGACCGAGGCCTTAGTGCAATTGGACGGGTCGGTGTATGTAGAAAAGTTGTCAAAGCCCTCCCACCAAACCAAAGAGGTCACGCCGATCAAGATGGAGCCGAActggatggacccgatcgtGGTCTACTTAAGGGACGATGTGTTGCCCAAAGACAGGGCTGAGGCGCGAAGGGTACGAGGACGCGTAGTAAGGTACACCCTCGTAGAAGGAGAACTATATAAGAGGTCGGTGTCCTCTCCCTTACTGAGATGCCTAACACCCAGTCGCGCCCTCTATGCGCTGGCAGAGGTGCACATGGGAATATGTGGTAGTCAAATGGGAGGTCGCCACCTAGCATACAAAGTACTCCAGCAGGGCCTCTATTGGCCAAACATACAGAAAGAAGTGATCCAATATGTGAAGTCATGTGAGCAGTGCCAGAAGTTCATGACCATACCTCGCCAACCAGTGACCAAGCTGGCCTCAATACTTAGCCCCATTCcatttgccatgtgggggatggatatgcTAGGCAACATCACCCCAGCCTCAGGAGGAAGAAAGTACCTCGTGGTCGCggtagactacttcaccaaatgggtagaagcagaGCCACTGGAGAAATCACACGACAACAGGTGGAGAAATTCTTCAGAGacaaggtcatctaccggtttggGCTGCCTAAGGTGCTGGTTATGGACAACGGGCTCAAGTTCAACAAACCAGAATTCAGGGCATTCTGCGCACATTATAACATAG